ATACGGATCTCATGGCCCGCCGGGCAGCTGTCCGCGGCCCTCGAAGAAACCCCCACGAGCGTGGCGCTCATGGGGGCTCTGCCACTCTCCTCCACCGCCCGGACCTGGGCGAAGAGGTCTAGAACCTGGAGGCCCTAGAGCTCCTTGCGGAACGCCTCGGCCGTGTGCAGGAAGAGATCGTTGGCCTCGTCCTCGCCGATGGTGACCCGTACGCCCTCGCCCGCGAACGGCCGGACCACGACACCGGCCTTCTCGCAGACCGCAGCGAAGTCGACCGTACGTTCACCGAGGCGCAGCCAGACGAAATTCGCCTGGGTCTCCGGCACGGTCCAGCCCTGCTTGACCAGGCCCTCGTACACCCGCCCACGCTCGGAGACCAGTGATCCGACCCGGCCCATCAGTTCGTCCTCGGCCTGCAGCGAGGCGACCGCCGCGTCCTGGGCGAGCTGCGAGACACCGAAGGGGACCGCGGTCTTGCGCAGCGCCGCGGCCACCGGCTCATGGGCGACCGCAAAGCCGACCCGCAGCCCCGCCAGGCCGTACGCCTTGGAGAAGGTGCGCAGCACCGCCACATTGGGGCGGTCTCGGTAGATCTCGATGCCGTTCGGGACATCGACGTCGCGGACGAACTCGCAGTAGGCCTCGTCCAGCACCACCAGGACATCGGACGGCACCCGGTCGAGGAAGCGCTCCAGCTCGGCCCGGCGCACCACGGTGCCGGTCGGGTTGTTGGGGTTGCAGACGAAGATCAGCCGGGTCCGGTCGGTGACCGCCTCGGCCATCGCGTCCAGATCGTGCACATCACCGGAGGTCAGCGGCACCCTCACCGCCTTCGCCCCGCTGATCTGCGTGATGATCGGGTATGCCTCGAAGGACCGCCAGGCAAAGATGACCTCGTCGCCCGGGCCCGAGGTGGACTGCAGCAGCGACTGGGCAACACCCACCGAACCGGTGCCGGCGGCCAGATGCGACAGGGGCACCCCGAAACGGTCCGCGAGCTCGTTCATCAGGCCCGTGCAGGCCATGTCCGGGTAGCGATTGAAACCGTGAGCCGCGGCGATCGCGGTCTCCATCACACCCGGCAGCGGCGGATACGGGTTCTCGTTGGACGACAGCTTGTACGCGACCGGGCCGCCGGCCGCAGCCGGCTTGCCCGGCTTGTACGTGGGGATGCCGTCCAGCTCGGCGCGCAGCTTGGGGCTCGTCTCGCTCACCGCAGGTCCTCCTCGACCATCCGTACACAGCAGTACCACTCACCAATACTGCTCACCTTATGAGGATTCGCCGCCGCTGCGAATGGGGGCCCCGGGAAAGGGGGAGCGCCCCTCGCCCGGCGCGCGCCGGTAGCTCACTCCGTGGCGCGCATCCCCCGTACCGGTGAGTTGAGACCTCTTCGAAACATCGACCATTCGACAGGCCCATACCGCTCGAGGCGCGAGACGCCATGGGTTCACCGCTCAACTACCTTTATTTCCAAGGCAGTTGACCATGATAGGCCTTGCAGAAACGTGCCTGTCGACGAGTGAATATGCGACCGGCCCAACCGCCCACGCGAGCCCTACTATCGGCTCGCCATGACAGCAGCAGGGAAGCACCAGGTGAGCCGGACGGAGACATCCCGCCGGAGCAGCCGGCAAAGTCGGGCGGGCATCCGAGATGTGGCCGCCGCAGCCGGTGTCTCCATCACGACAGTCTCCGACGCACTCAACGGCAAGGGCCGGCTCCCGGACGCCACCCGCCGACATGTCCGCGAGGTCGCCGACCGGCTGGGCTACCGCCCATCGGCCGCGGCCCGCACGCTCCGTACCGGAAAGTCGGGCCTCATCGGCCTGACGGTGACGACGTACGGGGATGAACCCTTCACCTTCACCGAGTTCGCGTACTTCGCCGAAATGGCGAGAGCCGCGACCTCCGCCGCGCTCGCCCGCGGCTACGCACTTGTCATCCTGCCCGCCACCTCACGCCATGACGTCTGGTCGAACGTCGCCCTCGACGGCACCGTCGTCATCGACCCCTCCGACCACGACCCGGTCGTCACCGAACTCGTCCGCCAGGGCCTGCCCGTCGTCTCCGACGGCCGTCCGGCCGGCACGCTCCCGGTCACCGCCTGGGTCGACAACGACCACGAAGCCGCCGTCCTCGATCTGCTCGACCATCTCGCCGCCGCCGGCGCCCGCCGTATCGGCCTGCTCACCGGAAACACCACCGACACCTACACCCGGCTCTCCACCGAGGCGTATCTGCGCTGGTGCGAGCGCGTCGGCCAGGACCCGGTCTACGAGTCCTACCCCGCACACGATCCATGCGCAGGTGCCGTAGCCGCAGACCGGCTGCTCGCCCGCCCCGACCGGCCCGACGCCGTCTACGGGCTCTTCGACCCCAACGGCACCGACCTGCTCGCCGCCGCCCGGCGGTACGGCCTGCGCGTTCCCGACGATCTGCTGCTGGTCTGCTGCAGCGAGTCGACCGTGTACGCCACCACCGAACCGCCCATCACCACGCTCTCGCTCAAACCGCGCCGGATCGGCACGGCGGTCGTCCAGCTCCTCATCGATGCCATCGAAGGAATCAACGAGGACTGGCCGGTCGAGCAGGTAATACCGACCGAACTGATCGTCCGGACGTCCTCACAGCGCCGCCCTCCGCGAACGACTGTGAGCGCCCCGCGATCCCCTTCAGCGGACTAGACCTCCCTAATCGGTACGAATCAACCGGCGAACCAGGGGTGCGAACGGATTCACCACCCCTGGTGCGTCACACAGCGCGGAGCTCATTCCTATGATGGGCGCACGACACCGCGGACCACCCCGACCAGGCTGGGCCGAGAGGTGAACGGCGGCGCGACGGTGGTGGAGGGGTCGATGACTCAGGGGGCCGGTCAAGGACCCGTGGTGCGGACGGCGACGTTGCGTGATTTCCGCGTACCGCCTTACGCGCAGGTTCCCGTGCAGTCACAAGGTCAACAACAGCCTCACGCACAACAGTCCACGGAGTCGGACCATCCCGGCAGCGCCGTTCCGGAGGGCGAGGCGCCGGACGGCTACACGCCCACCGCGCGCGACCTCCCGGTGATCACCCGCGGCGGTCCCGGCGACACCGTCCAGGTGCAGGTCGATCCGGACGAGGCGCCCGCACCCGAAGGACTCGGCCCCCTCTATGTCGTCGGCGACGTCCACGGCTATCTCGACGAACTCCTCGCGGCGCTCTCCGAACAGGGACTCATCGACGCCGAAGGCCAGTGGGCCGCGGGCAACGCGCGCCTCTGGTTCCTCGGCGACTTCACCGACCGGGGCCCCGACGGCATCGGTGTCATCGACCTCGTGATGCGGCTCTCCGCCGAGGCCGCGGCCGCCGGCGGCTACTGCAAGGCCCTGATGGGCAACCACGAACTTCTGCTGCTCGGCGCCAGGCGCTTCGGCGACACCCCGGTCAACTCCGGTGCCGGCACCGCCACTTTCCAGGCAGCCTGGCTGCTCAACGGTGGCCAGAAATCCGACATGGACCGGCTGCAGGACGTTCATCTGCAGTGGATGGCGCGGCTCGACGCCATCGAGCTGGAGGACGGGCATCTGCTGATGCACTCCGACACCACCGCCTATCTCGAATACGGCGACTCGATCGAAGCGGTCAACGACACGGTCCGCGAGACCCTGACCCGCAATGACGCCGACGAGTGCTGGGACCTCTTCCGCAAGTTCACCAAGCGCTTCGCCTTCCGCGACGAGGGCGGCCCACAGGCCGTACGCGAACTGCTCTCCGCCTACGGCGGCGGGCGGGTGGTGCACGGCCACAGCCCCATTCCGTATCTGCTGGGCGAAGTAGGCACCGAGGACGGCGAGGACGGCGCGCGTCCGGTTGTCGAGGGCCCTCATGTGTACGCGGACGGGCTCGCGATCGCCATGGACGGCGGAGTGACCATGGCCGGAAAACTGCTTGTCGTCGAACTCCCCCTGCATAACTCAACCGACCCCGGGCAGGCGATTTAGCGAAACCCCCTGTCACGCCGTGCCGTAACCGCTCTACCATCGGCTTATCCGTAGCAGGCTCTCCTCCGTTTCTGCCCAACTGCCCGGTCAATGCGGGCAATCCGGCCCTACGGAGCATCGGGGGATGCACATGAACAGCGCTCCGCACCTGCTGACCGAGGATCGTGCCGAGTACGAGCGAATCCTCGACGACGCGCTGCGCAACGCCCATGACCGTCCGGATCTCGCCGCCGTGGGGCAGCGACTCAACGCCGAGCAACTCCGCACCATGGCTCTGAACGCGGCAGCGCTGATCACCACCGCCGCCGCGGCCGAGTACGAGCACTACGTAAAGGTCCGCGAGGAGCTGCGCACGCCCAGGCCCGCCGCTTCCGTGCGCAATTCCGTACTGGCACCTGCCGTGGGCGAGGCCGACGAGAGCGGTGCCGGGTTCGCCGCCGTCATAGCCGTACTGGCGCCCGTGCTCGCGGGCACCGCCGCGGTGATCTTCCTGCTGGTCGGCTACATCCTCAAGATGCTCAGCCCCACACCGTCCTTCGCGGACACCCTGCTCACCGCGGGCTGGTTCTTCGGAGCGGTCACGGCGGCCGGAATCCTGGTCGCCGCGGCCGGGCTGCTGATCACCGCCCTGCGCAACGGCGCGACGCAGGTCCCGGCCGAGGAAGCGGCCGGCGAGCCCGACGAAGTGGCCCGCGCCAAAGAGGCCTGGCGTCACGCCGTACTGGAACGCGGGCTGCTGCCCTTCCTACGGGCAGCCCTGGCCGATCCCAGCGCCGACCCCACCTCTGCGGACCCACCGCGCCATGTGAGCCATCTCCCGAAGATCGGCTACAGCGGCCCGGACTACTCCAGCCCGAGCGAGGGATCGACGGCGGGACAGCGTCCCACCTTCACCAGCCCGGACTTCACCAGCCCGGACTTCGGCGGCCCCGAGCACCAGCCGGAGTGACCACCGGCCGGTGCTCGCGGCGGAACGTCAGTCGGCGATCGGGAGGTACACCCGGTTGCCGGCCGCGGCGAACTCCTTGGACTTCTCCGCCATACCCTCCTCGATCTCCTCCTGCGAGCCGCCGTGCTGCCTCCGGATGTCCTGGGAGATCTTCATCGAGCAGAACTTCGGCCCGCACATAGAGCAGAAATGCGCCGTCTTCGCCGGCTCGGCCGGAAGCGTCTCGTCGTGGAACTCCCGTGCCGTGTCCGGGTCGAGGGCCAGGTTGAACTGGTCCTCCCAGCGGAACTCGAAGCGCGCGTCGGACAGCGCGTCGTCCCACTCCTGCGCGCCCGGGTGCCCCTTGGCCAGGTCCGCCGCGTGTGCCGCGATCTTGTAGGTGATGACGCCGGTCTTCACGTCGTCGCGGTTCGGCAGGCCCAAGTGCTCCTTGGGTGTGACGTAGCAGAGCATCGCGGTGCCCCACCAAGCGATCATCGCCGCCCCGATGCCGGAGGTGATGTGGTCATACGCCGGGGCCACGTCCGTCGTGAGCGGGCCGAGCGTATAGAAGGGTGCCTCCTCGCAGATCTCCTGCTGGAGGTCGATGTTCTCCTTGATCTTGTGCATCGGGACGTGACCAGGTCCTTCGATCATCGTCTGCACATTGAAACGCTTGGCGATCGAGTTGAGTTCCCCGAGCGTGCGCAACTCCGCGAACTGCGCCTCGTCGTTGGCGTCCGCGATCGAGCCGGGGCGCAGTCCGTCGCCAAGTGAGTACGTCACGTCGTACGAGGCGAGGATCTCGCAGAGCTCCTCGAAGTTCTCGTACAGGAACGATTCCTTGTGGTGTGCGAGGCACCAGGCCGCCATGATCGAGCCGCCGCGCGAGACGATGCCGGTCTTGCGGCGGGCGGTCAGCGGGACGTACCGCAGCAGCACGCCCGCGTGAACGGTCATGTAGTCGACGCCCTGTTCGGCCTGCTCGATGACCGTGTCCTTGTAGACCTCCCAGGTCAGCTCCTCGGCCTTGCCGTCGACCTTCTCGAGCGCCTGGTAGAGCGGGACCGTGCCGATCGGGACGGGGGAGTTGCGCAGCACCCACTCGCGGGTGGTGTGGATATTGCGGCCGGTGGACAGGTCCATGACCGTGTCGGCGCCCCACTTGGTGGCCCAGGTCATCTTG
The Streptomyces lunaelactis genome window above contains:
- a CDS encoding metallophosphoesterase, whose translation is MVEGSMTQGAGQGPVVRTATLRDFRVPPYAQVPVQSQGQQQPHAQQSTESDHPGSAVPEGEAPDGYTPTARDLPVITRGGPGDTVQVQVDPDEAPAPEGLGPLYVVGDVHGYLDELLAALSEQGLIDAEGQWAAGNARLWFLGDFTDRGPDGIGVIDLVMRLSAEAAAAGGYCKALMGNHELLLLGARRFGDTPVNSGAGTATFQAAWLLNGGQKSDMDRLQDVHLQWMARLDAIELEDGHLLMHSDTTAYLEYGDSIEAVNDTVRETLTRNDADECWDLFRKFTKRFAFRDEGGPQAVRELLSAYGGGRVVHGHSPIPYLLGEVGTEDGEDGARPVVEGPHVYADGLAIAMDGGVTMAGKLLVVELPLHNSTDPGQAI
- the hisC gene encoding histidinol-phosphate transaminase, with the translated sequence MSETSPKLRAELDGIPTYKPGKPAAAGGPVAYKLSSNENPYPPLPGVMETAIAAAHGFNRYPDMACTGLMNELADRFGVPLSHLAAGTGSVGVAQSLLQSTSGPGDEVIFAWRSFEAYPIITQISGAKAVRVPLTSGDVHDLDAMAEAVTDRTRLIFVCNPNNPTGTVVRRAELERFLDRVPSDVLVVLDEAYCEFVRDVDVPNGIEIYRDRPNVAVLRTFSKAYGLAGLRVGFAVAHEPVAAALRKTAVPFGVSQLAQDAAVASLQAEDELMGRVGSLVSERGRVYEGLVKQGWTVPETQANFVWLRLGERTVDFAAVCEKAGVVVRPFAGEGVRVTIGEDEANDLFLHTAEAFRKEL
- the thiC gene encoding phosphomethylpyrimidine synthase ThiC translates to MTVQDARTPAADQAERKPGWHKGYVGGSRPDLRVPVRQVHLTNGKDVTLYDTSGPYTDPTVETDVRRGLPPLRENWIIGRGDTEEYAGRPVRPEDDGIKHTSPRGGLRNLDAVFPGRPRQPRRGRDGQAVTQLAYARRGEITPEMEYVAIRENVSPEVVREEIAAGRAVLPANVNHPEIEPMIIGKRFLVKVNANIGNSAVTSSIEEEVDKMTWATKWGADTVMDLSTGRNIHTTREWVLRNSPVPIGTVPLYQALEKVDGKAEELTWEVYKDTVIEQAEQGVDYMTVHAGVLLRYVPLTARRKTGIVSRGGSIMAAWCLAHHKESFLYENFEELCEILASYDVTYSLGDGLRPGSIADANDEAQFAELRTLGELNSIAKRFNVQTMIEGPGHVPMHKIKENIDLQQEICEEAPFYTLGPLTTDVAPAYDHITSGIGAAMIAWWGTAMLCYVTPKEHLGLPNRDDVKTGVITYKIAAHAADLAKGHPGAQEWDDALSDARFEFRWEDQFNLALDPDTAREFHDETLPAEPAKTAHFCSMCGPKFCSMKISQDIRRQHGGSQEEIEEGMAEKSKEFAAAGNRVYLPIAD
- a CDS encoding LacI family DNA-binding transcriptional regulator; translated protein: MTAAGKHQVSRTETSRRSSRQSRAGIRDVAAAAGVSITTVSDALNGKGRLPDATRRHVREVADRLGYRPSAAARTLRTGKSGLIGLTVTTYGDEPFTFTEFAYFAEMARAATSAALARGYALVILPATSRHDVWSNVALDGTVVIDPSDHDPVVTELVRQGLPVVSDGRPAGTLPVTAWVDNDHEAAVLDLLDHLAAAGARRIGLLTGNTTDTYTRLSTEAYLRWCERVGQDPVYESYPAHDPCAGAVAADRLLARPDRPDAVYGLFDPNGTDLLAAARRYGLRVPDDLLLVCCSESTVYATTEPPITTLSLKPRRIGTAVVQLLIDAIEGINEDWPVEQVIPTELIVRTSSQRRPPRTTVSAPRSPSAD